Proteins encoded by one window of Candidatus Pelagibacter giovannonii:
- a CDS encoding formate--tetrahydrofolate ligase has product MSEVKSDIQIAREAKMQPINDILAKINVPDESTAFSPMGRHIAKINLEYLDTLKDKPDGKLILVTAITPTPAGEGKTTTSVGLNDGLNKIGKKSIVCLREPSLGPSFGMKGGAAGGGYAQVVPMEQINLHFTGDFHAITSAHNLLSALIDNHIYWGNKLDIDVRRIVWKRVMDMNDRSLRSININLGGVANGFPREDGFDITVASEIMAIFCLSNDLEDLEKRIGNITIAYTRDKKPVYAKDLKAQGPMTVLLKDAIRPNVTQTLENNPAIIHGGPFANIAHGCNSVIATKTGLKLADYVVTEAGFGADLGAEKFLDIKCRKSDLKPSCVVIVATIRALKMHGGVAKDDLKTENVEALKKGLVNLQRHVENVKKFGLPVAVAVNHFIKDTDNEVKALIEFCDTIGVKASLCTHWANGGEGTKELASHVAELCEKNEDKFKFLYESKTPLFKKIETIAKEIYRADEVIADTKIRDQLKSFEDAGYGDFPICIAKTQYSFSTDPSLKGAPTGHSLPIREIKLSSGAEFIVVICGAVMTMPGLPRVPAADSIKLNKDGEIEGLF; this is encoded by the coding sequence ATGAGTGAAGTTAAATCAGACATTCAGATAGCTAGAGAAGCTAAAATGCAACCTATAAATGATATCTTGGCAAAAATAAATGTACCAGATGAAAGTACTGCGTTCAGTCCAATGGGCAGACATATTGCAAAAATTAACCTAGAATATTTGGATACTTTAAAAGATAAACCTGATGGAAAACTTATATTAGTTACAGCGATCACTCCCACTCCAGCTGGTGAAGGGAAAACCACAACTTCAGTTGGTTTAAATGATGGTCTAAATAAAATTGGAAAAAAATCTATTGTTTGTTTAAGAGAACCAAGCCTTGGTCCTTCTTTTGGAATGAAAGGTGGAGCAGCAGGTGGTGGTTATGCTCAAGTAGTTCCAATGGAGCAAATTAATTTACATTTTACTGGAGATTTTCACGCCATAACATCAGCTCATAATTTATTATCAGCATTAATTGATAATCATATCTATTGGGGAAATAAACTAGATATCGATGTAAGAAGAATTGTATGGAAAAGAGTAATGGATATGAACGATCGTTCTTTAAGGTCTATAAATATAAACTTAGGTGGAGTTGCAAATGGTTTTCCAAGAGAAGATGGTTTTGATATAACTGTTGCATCTGAAATCATGGCAATCTTTTGCTTATCAAATGATTTAGAAGATTTAGAAAAAAGAATTGGAAATATTACAATTGCATACACTAGAGATAAAAAACCTGTTTATGCTAAGGACTTAAAAGCACAAGGTCCGATGACTGTATTATTAAAGGATGCAATTAGACCTAATGTTACTCAAACTTTAGAAAATAATCCTGCAATTATTCATGGTGGTCCTTTTGCAAATATTGCACATGGTTGTAATTCTGTAATCGCTACAAAGACTGGGCTAAAACTTGCTGACTATGTTGTTACAGAAGCAGGATTTGGTGCAGACCTTGGTGCAGAAAAATTTCTTGATATTAAATGCAGAAAGTCAGATTTAAAACCTAGCTGTGTTGTAATTGTTGCAACTATTAGAGCTTTAAAAATGCATGGTGGTGTAGCAAAAGATGACCTTAAAACAGAAAATGTGGAAGCCTTAAAAAAAGGTTTAGTTAATCTTCAAAGACACGTGGAAAATGTTAAAAAATTTGGTTTACCGGTTGCAGTAGCTGTTAATCATTTTATTAAAGATACAGATAATGAAGTAAAAGCTTTGATAGAATTTTGTGACACTATTGGTGTTAAAGCAAGTCTCTGTACTCATTGGGCAAATGGTGGCGAAGGTACAAAAGAACTTGCAAGCCATGTTGCTGAATTATGTGAAAAAAATGAAGATAAATTTAAATTCTTATATGAAAGCAAAACTCCTCTATTTAAAAAAATAGAAACAATTGCAAAAGAAATTTATAGAGCAGATGAGGTTATTGCTGATACTAAAATTAGAGATCAATTAAAAAGCTTTGAAGATGCTGGTTACGGAGATTTCCCAATTTGTATTGCAAAAACTCAATACAGCTTTTCAACAGACCCAAGTTTAAAAGGTGCACCAACAGGACATTCTTTGCCAATCAGAGAAATTAAACTCTCATCAGGAGCAGAGTTTATTGTTGTTATATGTGGTGCTGTTATGACTATGCCTGGACTACCAAGGGTTCCAGCTGCTGACTCGATCAAACTAAATAAAGATGGTGAAATTGAAGGTCTGTTTTAA